The following coding sequences are from one Rutidosis leptorrhynchoides isolate AG116_Rl617_1_P2 chromosome 11, CSIRO_AGI_Rlap_v1, whole genome shotgun sequence window:
- the LOC139876961 gene encoding uncharacterized protein, whose product MNHIDAAEERIVRDRLRQKLNEVNSAAQSQLSSVQDHVNFTLQKAYFKCAYECFDRRRKHEDISNCVENCSVPVLQAQQLVEGEMAKFQERLNRMLMVCRDKFESAKLQNSNTDATKGMESCVNQAIEENLKSLPHLVAKLKASLAIDPTNE is encoded by the exons ATGAATCACATCGATGCAGCTGAGGAACGAATCGTAAGAGACAGATTAAGGCAAAAACTGAACGAAGTTAATTCCGCTGCTCAATCCCAGCTTTCATCTGTTCAGGATCATGTCAATTTCACTCTccag AAAGCGTATTTCAAATGTGCGTATGAGTGTTTCGATAGAAGGAGAAAGCATGAAGATATAAGTAATTGTGTTGAAAATTGTAGTGTTCCTGTTCTTCAAGCTCAGCAGCTCGTTGAAGGTGAAATGGCTAAGTTTCAG GAACGATTGAATCGGATGCTTATGGTATGCCGAGACAAATTCGAGTCTGCAAAGCTTCAAAACAGCAACACCGATGCAACAAAGGGTATGGAATCGTGTGTTAACCAGGCAATTGAAGAAAACCTCAAGTCTTTGCCACATTTAGTTGCAAAGTTGAAAGCTTCTCTTGCAATTGATCCTACAAATGAGTGA